The Rhodobacter sp. CZR27 genome includes a window with the following:
- a CDS encoding phage portal protein has protein sequence MLFDFLRKPARVPERKASATGPLVGWNTGRVAWSPRDTTSLTRNGFLGNPIAFRSVRLIAEAAAALPLVLQDAGRRYESHPLLDLIARPNPLQGRAELLEAVYAQLLLTGNAYLEAVAGLDRLPGELHLLRSDRMAILPGPDGWPVAYEYTVGARKVRFDMTAGSPICHIRSFHPQDDHYGFSPLQAAAVALDVHVAASAWSKALLDNAARPSGAIVYRGADGQSSLTAEQYDRLVGEIEANHQGARNAGRPMLLEGGLDWKPMGFSPSDMEFQQTKEAAAREIAIAFGVPPMLLGIPGEATYANYQEANRAFYRLTVLPLAAKVTAAISHWLAGFTGDGVELRPDLDQVPALALERDQQWARVAAADFLTDAEKRALLGLPRIAEDG, from the coding sequence ATGCTGTTCGACTTCCTGAGGAAACCGGCCAGGGTGCCCGAGCGGAAAGCCTCCGCCACCGGGCCGTTGGTTGGCTGGAACACCGGCCGGGTGGCCTGGAGTCCGCGGGACACCACCTCGCTGACACGCAACGGCTTTCTCGGCAATCCGATCGCCTTCCGTTCGGTTAGGCTGATTGCGGAGGCCGCGGCGGCATTGCCGCTGGTGCTGCAGGATGCGGGGCGGCGCTACGAGAGCCATCCGCTGCTGGACCTGATCGCCCGGCCGAACCCCTTGCAGGGGCGGGCCGAACTGCTCGAGGCGGTCTATGCCCAGCTGCTGCTGACCGGGAATGCCTATCTAGAAGCGGTCGCCGGTCTCGACCGGCTGCCGGGCGAGTTGCATCTTCTGCGCTCGGACCGGATGGCGATCCTGCCGGGGCCGGATGGCTGGCCCGTGGCCTATGAATACACCGTCGGCGCGCGGAAGGTCCGGTTCGACATGACGGCCGGATCGCCGATCTGCCATATCCGGAGCTTTCATCCGCAGGACGATCACTATGGCTTTTCGCCGCTTCAGGCGGCCGCGGTGGCACTTGACGTGCATGTGGCGGCCTCGGCCTGGTCGAAAGCGCTGCTCGACAATGCCGCCCGGCCTTCGGGCGCCATCGTCTATCGCGGCGCGGACGGGCAGTCCTCGTTGACGGCCGAGCAATATGACCGGCTGGTGGGCGAGATCGAGGCGAACCATCAGGGCGCGCGCAACGCAGGGCGGCCGATGCTGCTGGAAGGGGGGCTCGACTGGAAGCCGATGGGCTTCTCGCCCTCCGACATGGAGTTCCAGCAGACCAAGGAGGCAGCCGCGCGCGAGATCGCCATCGCCTTCGGCGTGCCGCCGATGCTGCTCGGCATCCCGGGCGAGGCGACCTATGCCAACTATCAGGAAGCCAACCGCGCCTTCTACCGGCTGACGGTGCTGCCGCTGGCCGCGAAGGTCACGGCGGCGATCTCGCACTGGCTGGCGGGCTTTACCGGCGACGGGGTGGAGTTGCGCCCCGATCTCGACCAGGTGCCGGCGCTGGCGCTTGAGCGTGACCAGCAATGGGCGCGGGTCGCGGCTGCGGACTTCCTGACCGACGCGGAAAAGCGCGCGCTTCTCGGCCTGCCGCGGATCGCGGAGGACGGCTGA
- a CDS encoding HK97 family phage prohead protease, which translates to MRMRDEFGAPERKFHRPETGLVLSEGSVIEGYASIFGKPDNGGDVVARGAYAASLEAMRAQGRRVKMLWQHDPAEVIGVWDDVHEDETGLWVKGRILTEIGRGREAAALIAAGAIDGLSIGYRTIRAERDAKGHRVLSEIELWEVSLVTFPMLPEARVASKGEDHDDLDWRSVAEIFEDARQSLART; encoded by the coding sequence ATGAGGATGAGAGACGAATTCGGCGCGCCCGAGCGCAAGTTCCACCGGCCTGAAACCGGCCTCGTGCTGTCGGAGGGATCGGTGATCGAGGGCTATGCCTCGATCTTCGGCAAGCCCGACAATGGCGGCGACGTCGTGGCGCGGGGTGCCTATGCGGCCTCGCTCGAGGCGATGCGGGCGCAGGGGCGGCGGGTCAAGATGCTGTGGCAGCACGATCCGGCCGAGGTGATCGGCGTCTGGGACGACGTGCACGAGGACGAGACCGGCCTTTGGGTGAAGGGCCGGATCCTGACCGAGATCGGCCGGGGACGCGAGGCCGCCGCGCTGATCGCGGCCGGCGCGATCGACGGCCTGTCCATCGGCTATCGCACAATTCGCGCGGAGCGTGACGCCAAGGGGCATCGCGTTCTGAGCGAGATCGAGTTGTGGGAGGTGTCGCTTGTCACCTTCCCGATGCTGCCCGAGGCGCGGGTCGCCTCGAAAGGCGAGGACCACGACGACCTGGACTGGCGCTCGGTTGCCGAGATCTTCGAGGACGCGCGCCAGAGCCTCGCCCGGACCTGA
- a CDS encoding phage major capsid protein, whose product MTETRARAGTGMSGAPDPAGEAKAAMAGFLKEIKLFQDEVKTVLQQQEERLTMLDRKTMIYGRPALSAVAELEAPHRKAFAAYLRSGDDDGLRGLVLEGKAMSTAVASDGGYLVDSQTSDAIRSMLLSTASIRQVASLVNVEATSFDVLIDRTEVGSGWATEASTLTETASPTIERISIKLHELSAMPKASQRLLDDSAFDVEGWLAGKIATRFIRAESAAFVSGDGIDKPRGFLTPAKVANASWTWGSIGYVPTGAASDFAATNPADCIISLIYSLGADYRANATFVMNSKTAGAVRKMKDSDGRFLWSDGLAAAEPARLMGYPVLLCEDMPDIAANAYAIAFGDFTAGYTIAERPEVRVLRDPFSAKPHVLFYATKRVGGDVTDYAAIKLLKIAAS is encoded by the coding sequence ATGACCGAGACGAGGGCTCGGGCCGGGACAGGCATGTCCGGGGCCCCCGACCCTGCCGGGGAGGCGAAAGCCGCCATGGCCGGGTTTCTGAAGGAGATCAAGCTCTTTCAGGATGAAGTGAAGACCGTGTTGCAACAACAGGAAGAGCGTTTGACCATGCTGGACCGCAAAACCATGATCTACGGGCGCCCGGCGCTTTCGGCGGTGGCCGAGCTTGAGGCCCCGCACCGCAAGGCGTTTGCCGCCTATCTGCGCTCGGGCGATGACGACGGGCTGCGGGGGCTGGTGCTCGAGGGCAAGGCGATGAGCACCGCCGTCGCCTCGGATGGCGGCTATCTGGTGGATTCCCAGACCTCGGACGCGATCCGCTCGATGCTGCTCTCGACCGCGTCGATCCGGCAGGTCGCGAGCCTTGTCAACGTGGAGGCCACGAGCTTCGACGTGCTGATCGACCGCACCGAGGTGGGATCCGGCTGGGCGACCGAGGCGAGCACGCTGACCGAGACGGCCTCGCCCACCATCGAGCGCATCTCGATCAAGCTGCACGAGCTGTCGGCGATGCCGAAGGCGAGCCAGCGGCTGCTGGACGACTCGGCCTTCGACGTCGAGGGCTGGCTGGCCGGCAAGATCGCCACCCGCTTCATCCGGGCGGAGAGCGCGGCCTTCGTCAGTGGCGATGGGATCGACAAGCCGCGCGGGTTCCTGACGCCCGCGAAGGTGGCGAACGCCTCCTGGACCTGGGGCAGCATCGGCTATGTCCCGACCGGCGCGGCGAGCGATTTTGCCGCCACCAATCCGGCGGACTGCATCATCAGCCTGATCTACTCGCTGGGGGCCGACTACCGGGCGAACGCGACCTTCGTGATGAACTCGAAGACGGCGGGCGCGGTGCGGAAGATGAAGGACTCGGACGGCCGGTTCCTGTGGTCGGACGGTCTGGCGGCGGCCGAGCCCGCACGCCTGATGGGTTATCCGGTCCTGCTCTGCGAGGACATGCCGGACATCGCGGCCAACGCCTATGCGATCGCCTTCGGCGACTTCACGGCCGGCTACACCATCGCCGAGCGTCCCGAGGTTCGCGTGCTGCGCGACCCGTTCTCGGCCAAGCCGCACGTGCTGTTCTACGCGACCAAGCGCGTGGGCGGCGACGTGACCGACTATGCGGCGATCAAGCTGCTGAAGATCGCGGCGTCCTGA
- a CDS encoding head-tail adaptor protein: MREMLNRRLVLEAPLAEDDGFGGADRVWTALGTLWAKIEPGTGREAAGEEFPLGQVPLRITVRAAPMGAMSRPEPGQRLREGTRCYAILAVTEKDQAGRYLTCFAREEAPA; encoded by the coding sequence ATGCGCGAGATGCTGAACCGCCGGCTGGTGCTCGAGGCGCCGCTGGCGGAGGACGATGGCTTCGGCGGCGCGGACAGGGTCTGGACCGCGCTGGGGACGCTGTGGGCGAAGATCGAGCCCGGCACCGGCCGCGAGGCGGCGGGCGAGGAGTTTCCGCTTGGACAGGTGCCGCTGCGGATCACGGTCCGGGCGGCGCCGATGGGGGCCATGTCGCGGCCCGAGCCGGGCCAGCGGCTGCGCGAGGGCACGCGCTGCTATGCGATCCTTGCCGTGACGGAGAAGGACCAGGCGGGGCGCTACCTCACCTGCTTCGCGCGAGAGGAGGCACCGGCATGA
- a CDS encoding DUF3168 domain-containing protein: protein MSYGAAAALQAAVFQKLRASPALAEVPVHDAVPHGGGRGTWVLIGPEEVRDASDASGDGAEHRFTVSVISDAAGFLAAKRVAVAVSDALVDAPLTLGRGRLVSLGFLRAVARRLASGGARRIDLTFRARIED, encoded by the coding sequence ATGAGCTATGGCGCGGCGGCCGCCCTGCAGGCGGCGGTGTTCCAGAAGCTGAGGGCGTCGCCCGCGCTCGCGGAGGTTCCGGTCCATGACGCGGTTCCGCACGGCGGGGGACGGGGCACCTGGGTGCTGATCGGCCCCGAGGAGGTGCGGGACGCCTCCGACGCATCGGGCGACGGGGCGGAGCATCGCTTCACCGTCAGCGTGATCTCCGACGCGGCGGGCTTTCTCGCGGCGAAGCGCGTGGCCGTGGCGGTGTCGGATGCGCTGGTGGATGCCCCGCTGACGCTGGGCCGCGGACGGCTGGTGAGCCTGGGGTTCCTCAGGGCCGTGGCGCGGCGCCTTGCATCGGGCGGGGCCCGGCGGATCGACCTCACCTTCCGGGCACGCATCGAGGACTGA
- a CDS encoding phage major tail protein, TP901-1 family, with product MAVQNGKDLLIKVDLNGSGQFETMAGLRATRISFNAETVDVTSLESQGGWRELLAGAGVKSASISGSGVFRDATTDERARAVFFAGEAPRFQVVIPSFGIVEGPFLISAIEYSGSYNGEATYEMTLASAGKLIFTAL from the coding sequence ATGGCTGTGCAGAACGGCAAGGACCTGCTGATCAAGGTGGACCTGAACGGCAGCGGGCAGTTCGAGACGATGGCGGGACTTCGGGCGACGCGGATCAGCTTCAACGCCGAAACGGTCGACGTGACCTCGCTGGAAAGCCAGGGAGGCTGGCGCGAGCTTCTGGCCGGGGCGGGGGTCAAGTCGGCGTCGATCTCGGGCTCGGGCGTGTTCCGCGATGCGACCACCGACGAGCGGGCGCGCGCGGTGTTCTTCGCGGGCGAGGCGCCGAGGTTTCAGGTCGTGATCCCGAGTTTCGGCATCGTTGAGGGACCGTTCCTGATCTCGGCGATCGAGTATTCCGGAAGCTACAACGGGGAAGCGACCTACGAGATGACGCTCGCCTCGGCGGGCAAGCTGATCTTCACGGCGCTCTGA
- a CDS encoding gene transfer agent family protein, with amino-acid sequence MANPWAGEVAIWLDGRRHVGKLTLGALAELEATLGEGSLIGMAERFESRRFSARDVLAILVAGLRGGGWQGTAEDLRTVEVGGGPMGAARAAAELLARAFALPEE; translated from the coding sequence ATGGCGAACCCCTGGGCAGGAGAGGTGGCCATCTGGCTAGATGGCCGGCGCCACGTGGGAAAGCTGACGCTGGGCGCGCTGGCGGAGCTGGAGGCGACGCTTGGCGAGGGAAGCCTGATCGGGATGGCCGAGCGCTTCGAAAGCCGGCGGTTCTCGGCGCGCGATGTGCTGGCGATCCTCGTGGCGGGCCTGCGCGGCGGCGGTTGGCAGGGCACGGCAGAGGACCTGCGCACGGTCGAGGTGGGCGGCGGCCCGATGGGCGCGGCGCGCGCGGCGGCAGAACTGCTCGCCCGGGCCTTCGCCCTGCCGGAGGAGTGA